From Haemorhous mexicanus isolate bHaeMex1 chromosome 1, bHaeMex1.pri, whole genome shotgun sequence, one genomic window encodes:
- the LOC132327146 gene encoding protocadherin-16-like, giving the protein MTGTHQSCSVTPLCNWTEERKYNKKFTSRNRDRERSFRDDPHGQCEIGEDEAFAKQHCALCHGIGEGEEFAPQCCALCHGRAPHSTTRGGLGPSPPMAVSGRGTGQVCPCRVCPRRERCRAGLRSAPLGGMSRARRSGCGLLPVLLLLPLLGGAAGPGCGGSHRLLRFSGQVPENSPAGTRVRGLRVPLRRLLGPGEPAGEWVLEGDGASRFSLQRRPGGGGGLLLLRTAERLDREAQPEYGLRLRRRAGRSGREALLRVRVLDRNDHRPRLPPARPLEVDELVPLGTEVARLRASDSDEGANARLTYRPWPPGAGSRLLFVVPRSGQVLTVGSLLGLRRLRLCVAALDHGRPRPLRSPARCLRLAVRGRGAAGGAGRRREPRSLQPPGPGARRYTARLPPGARVGDTVFTVPRSRDRSAGGWFELASPGATPVGVDRTSGRLYLRRELRAGGRAEVLVKVHRGGGGGSGPGGDGEGGRDGVGSPHGAAESGSRWPQKERMGMKGCPEGGGCCPGTAVPGICHSRR; this is encoded by the coding sequence ATGACAGgcacccaccaaagctgctctgtcactccCCTCTGCAActggacagaggagagaaaatacaacaaaaagtTCACGAGTCgaaacagggacagggagagatcattCAGAGATGACCCTCACGGGCAATGTGAAATAGGTGAAGATGAGGCATTTGCCAAGCAACATTGTGCGCTTTGCCACGGAATAGGGGAAGGTGAGGAATTTGCACCTCAGTGTTGCGCGCTTTGCCACGGGCGGGCTCCGCACTCGACCACGCGGGGCGGGCTCGGTCCGTCCCCGCCCATGGCCGTGAGTGGCCGCGGGACGGGCCAGGTCTGCCCGTGCCGTGTGTGCCCGCGGCGGGAGCGGTGCAGAGCCGGGCTGCGCTCCGCTCCGCTCGGCGGGATGAGCAGGGCGCGGCGGAGCGGCTGCGGGCTGCTCCcggtcctgctgctgctgccgctgctcggcggggcggcggggccggggtgCGGTGGCTCCCACCGCCTGCTGCGCTTCTCCGGGCAGGTGCCCGAGAACAGCCCGGCGGGGACGCGGGTGCGGGGTTTGCGGGTGCCGCTGCGGAGGCTGCTGGGCCCCGGGGAGCCGGCCGGGGAGTGGGTGCTGGAAGGCGACGGCGCCTCCCGCTTCTCCCTGCAGCggcggccgggcggcggcgggggacTGCTGCTTCTCCGCACCGCCGAGCGCCTGGACCGGGAGGCGCAGCCCGAGTACGGACTCCGGCTGCGGCGGCGGGCGGGACGGTCCGGCCGGGAGGCGCTGCTGCGAGTCCGGGTCCTGGACCGCAACGACCACCGGCCGCGGCTGCCGCCGGCGCGGCCGCTGGAGGTGGACGAGCTGGTCCCGCTGGGCACGGAGGTGGCCCGGCTCCGCGCCTCGGACAGCGACGAGGGCGCTAACGCGCGCCTCACCTACCGTCCCTGGCCGCCGGGCGCCGGCAGCCGCCTGCTCTTCGTGGTGCCCCGCAGCGGGCAGGTGCTGACCGTGGGCTCGCTGCTGGGGCTGCGCCGGCTCCGCCTCTGCGTGGCGGCTCTCGACCACGGGCGGCCGCGGCCGCTGCGCAGCCCCGCGCGGTGCCTGCGCCTGGCCGTgcgcgggcggggggcggcgggcggcgcggggcggcggcgggagccgcGCTCGCTGCAGCCGCCGGGGCCCGGGGCCCGGCGCTACACGGCCCGCCTGCCCCCCGGGGCGCGGGTGGGCGACACCGTCTTCACCGTCCCGAGGAGCCGAGACCGGTCGGCGGGCGGCTGGTTCGAGCTGGCCTCTCCCGGTGCCACCCCCGTGGGGGTCGACAGGACGTCGGGGCGGCTCTACCTGAGGAGGGAGCTGCGAGCGGGCGGCCGGGCGGAGGTGCTGGTCAAGGTGCACCGCGGCGGCGGAGGAGGTAGCGGTCCGGGAGGGGACGGGGAGGGTGGCCGGGACGGGGTCGGTTCTCCCCACGGCGCTGCCGAGAGTGGGTCGAGATGGCCGCAGAAGGAACGGATGGGCATGAAGGGCTGCCCCGAAGGAGGGGGATGCTGTCCAGGCACAGCCGTGCCGGGCATTTGCCATTCGAGGAGATGA